The Desulfurobacterium pacificum genome contains the following window.
TGTTTTGACGGCGCTTACAGTTACGTCAGTATTCGCGATAAATGTATTTTTCAGGAAAGAGTTAGAAAATGCTATCTATTTTACTGTCGTTGAGCAGAATAAGAAGCGTCTGAAGGATTTAGTTGATACGACCATAATTTCTTTTGTTAGTAAAGAGAGTTCTTTAAAGCAAGATTTAAAGAAGCGATTGAGAAGGGAGGTTCTAAACGCTTATAAGATTGCTTGGGATATTTACAGGGAGTGTAAAAAGTATAAATGTGATGATAGAAAGACGAAAAAATTAATAGTTCAGGCATTAAGGGATTATAGATTTTTAACGATAGAGGGTATATCTTTATTGATACGGTAAAAGGTCCTGTTGTTTTGAATCCGCTTTTCCCTCAGTTGGAAGGTAAAAATCTGTGGAATTGGAAAGATTTACACGGTAAGTTTGTCCATAGAGAGTTTGAAAACGTAGTTCTGTATTCTCCCAACCATGAAGGTTTTGTAACTTATTATTGGTATTTACCGGGGACTAAGAAAGTAGATGAAAAGATAGCTTTTGTAAAGTTATTTAAACCTTACAATTGGATTATAGGGGGGGGATTTTACCTGTCAGATTATAGGGATTACGTTAAAAGGATATTACTTGGAGAGGGTCGTTTAAGTAGTGTTTTTGTAATTGATTGTTCTTCTCCTGCAAAGGCTATGTCTTCTAAATTTTGGAAAGTCATTGATTGTACTAATTCTGATGTTTATAGAGAAGGAGTTTTTGTTACGGATGATAAGAATATCTATTACATTAAGTACTTTCCCAGATGGAATTGGTTTGTTGGGAGTTATGTGAGTAAAGATGCTTTAGTTCAAGAAGTTGCTGCATTAAAAGAAGATATTTTTCCAAAAATTAATTCGCTGTTAGTGTTTAGTTCCCTTGTTGTATTGGTAGTGTTTGGGGGCGCTTTATTAGGGTTGGGTTATCTTTTTGGAGAACTTTATAAGACCTTGAAAAAGGTTACAGAAACTAATGAGAAACTTAAAAAGCTTTCAAGAGAAATGTATTTGCGAGCTTATACAGATGATTTGACAGGTTTGCCAAATAGAAAGAAGCTATTAGAAGATATCTTATCTAAGGAATGTTCCGAAAAAGTATTTTTTGCTCTGATTAATATCAGGAATTTTAGAGAGGTTAATGACCTCTTTGGTTTAGAGGAAGGGGATGGAATACTCAAAAAGTTTGCTTTGACTTTGAATTCTATGGTGAAAGAGATAGACCCCTCGATGAAGGTTTATAGGGTTAGAGGTGATAAGTTTGGAGTTTTGAAGTGCGGTTCTGATGCAAATGAAGAGGAGTTTATTTCCATAATTAAAGAACTTATAAGAAATCTTGAAGAAAGTGAATTTGAAGTTGGAGAAGTTAAGTTCAAGTTGGATGTTGTTGCTGGTGTATCTAAGAATAGAGATAACTTGATAATAGAATCTGAAATAGCTGAACAGGAAGCAAAGAAAAGAAATATGGATATATACGTTTTTGATAGTGAGCTTGAAGAGATATTTAAAGAAATGCATAAAAATATAATTATTGCTACAGAATTAAAAGAAGCTATAGTTGAAGATAGGATAATTCCTGTTTTTCAACCCATAATAGATTTGCGTTCTGATAACGTTGATAAGTATGAAGTATTGATGAGAATAAAGGATAAAGAAGGTAATTTTATTTCTCCGGGTGATTTCCTTCCTGTTGCGAAAAAAATTTCTCTTTACAGTAAGCTTTCAAGAAGATTAATAGAAAAAGCTATAGATGTGGTTAAGAGAAAGGGGATAAAAGTTTCAATCAATATTTCTTCAGAAGATTTAGCTTCTTCTGAAAATAGGAGATGGTTGTTAGAAATTATTGAAGATGAAGATATTGCTAAAAACGTGTGTTTTGAGATAGTAGAGACAGAGGCTTTTAGTGATTTGAATATCCTTAAGAACTTTTATTCGGAGATAAAAGAAAGGGGTTCTGAGCTTGCGATTGATGATTTCGGAAGTGGTTATTCTAATTACGAATACATTTCTATAATCAAGCCTGACTATTTGAAAGTTGACGGTAGTTTGATTTCCAAGATTTTAGAATCGGAAGATGTGGAAACGCTTGTTAAGTATATCGTTAAGTTTGCTCAAGACCTGAAAATTAAGACAGTTGCAGAGTTTGTTTCTTCTGAAGAGATTTATAAGAAAGTTATTGAGTTAGGATTTGATTACGGACAGGGATTCTATCTGGGTAAACCGGTGACTGAAGATGAGCTTTAAGAGGAAAGTGCGGCAAAAGTGATTCTACCGCACCTTTCTAAAGCGTGAAGGTTGTATCCGCCTTCAAGAGAGAAGATTACTGGAATATTCAGGTTATTGGTGATTTTAATTATTGAATTAACTATTATTTCAACGCCTTTGTCGGTTACTTCAAGGTCCGTTAAAGGGTCGTCTCTGTGGATGTCGTAACCTGCTGAAACTAAGATTAGTTCTGGCTGAAATGGTTCTATCTTTTGTGGCAGTAGTTCTGTGTAGATTTGAGCGTATTCATAGTCACCGCTACCTGCGTTTAGGGGAACGTTCAGGATATTTTCTCTATTTTCTTCTGGGCTTCCCGTTCCGGGATAAAAGGGATACTGGTGAGTAGAGAAATAGAAAATAGAGGGGATATTCTGAAGTATTTCTTGAGTTCCGTTGCCGTGGTGGGCGTCAAAGTCAACTATGAATACTTTTTGAAATCCAAGAGATAGAGCTTTTACCGCTCCAACGGCAACGTTGTTAAAGATGCAAAATCCCATTGCTCTATCTTTAGTTGCGTGGTGGCCGGGAGGGCGGACGGCACAGAAAATCTTTTTGTATTTTTCCTCTTTTACAAGTTCTACTGCCTTTTCTACCGCTCCTGCTGCCATAATTGCAGCGTCAAAGGTGAAAATGTTGTAGTAAGTGTCTGCATCAAAGAAGCCGGGAGCGTTCTCACTGCAGGAAATTCTTACATCTTCTATGTAGTTTTCTGAATGAACGGCAGTTAAAATTTCGTAGCTGACCGGCTTTGGCTTTAAAAGGTCAATGTCAAATTCTGGAAGGGACTTGAGAAAGTACTTTAGCCTTAATGCGTTTTCTGGATGGGTGGGCAGGTCGTGTTTTAGATATATTTCGTCGAAAATCACTGCCGGCTTCACTTTAACTTCCTCACCATTTCAAACTCAGCTTTTCTGTTTTCGAGGTCAACGTTTAGAAGTTTTACTAAAACTCTGTCGCCTATTCTAAAGACCGTTCCGCTTTTTTCTCCAACGAGGCAGTACTGTTTGGGAATGCACATGTAGTAATCGTTTTTAAGATTTGTAACGTGAACAAATCCGGGAATGACCTGTTCTATTGTTTCAACGTAGAGTCCCTGTTCTGTTACTCCTGTAATGATTGCTTCAAATACTTCGCCTATGTGGTTGGCTGCGAATTGGAGTTTTTTCAGTTCTATTACATCTCTTTCAGCTTCATCTGCGTTGATGGAGCGTTCGGTAACGTGTTTACAGACTATTTCTAACTTTTCTTCCCATGCAGGAATGCTTTCTGGCGTGAATTCGCCTTTCAGTGCCATCTTTACGAGCCTGTGGAGTTGGAGGTCTGCGTATCTTCTTATAGGGGAGGTGAAGTGGGTGTAGTGGGTTGAGGCAAGTCCGAAGTGTCCGATGTTATCTGGTGAGTATTTTGCCCTTGCCATAGTTCTGAGCATTAAGTAATTAACTAACTTTTCTTCAGGTTTTCCTTCTACCTGTTCAAGGATTTTTTGAAGGAGTTTTGGCTGAATGTCGTTTTTGACTGCCGGCACTCTTATGCCCAAACTTCTTACAAAGTTAAGGAACTCCTGAAGTTTTTCTCTGTCGGGGGATTCGTGAACCCTGTATATGCTGGGGTAGTCTGTCCAGAACATATACTCTGCAACTGTTTCGTTTGCCACTATCATAAATTCTTCTATTATCCTGTGGCTCCAGAGCCTTTCTGCCTTGTAAATGTCAACGGGTTCGCCTTCTGCGTTGAGAACTACGACAGGTTCGGGCAAGTCAAAGTCTAAGGAACCTCTTTTGTATCTTTTTCTGTGAAGTATCTGTGCCAGTTCGTACATGTGCTTTAAAGGTTCTACTACGTGGGGAAACTGCTTTTGTGCTTCTTCGTCGCCGTCTATTATTTTCTGGGCTATCGTGTAGGTAAGGCGCGCCTTGCTGTGAATGACGCTTTCGTAGATTTTGTAATCTATTACGATGCCTTTTTTATTTATTTCCATTTCGCAGGTGAATGTTAGCCTGTCAACGCCCGGGTTGAGTGAGCAGATGCCGTTTGAGAGTTTTTCTGGAAGCATGGGAATACATCTGTCTGGGAAGTAAACGCTTGTGCCTCTTTTGTAGGCTTCTAAGTCTAAAGCGCTGCCTGGCTTGACGTAGTGAGATACATCTGCGATATGAACAAACAGTTTGTAGTTGCCGTTTGGCAGTTTTTCTATGGCTACTGCGTCGTCAAAGTCTTTAGCGGTTTCACCGTCTATCGTGAAGCAGAGCTGGTCTCTTAGGTCAACTCTGTCTTTAATCTCTTTTTCAGTGACTTTTTCGGGGATTTTTTCCGCTTCTTCTAAAACTTCCGGCGGAAACTCTACAGGGAGGTCAAACTTTCTTATTATGAGTTCTATGTCTAACTTTGCACCTTTTTTGCCTAAGTTTTCTATTACTTTGCCGACGGGACCTCTCGTTTCGGAAGGGTATGAGACGATTTCTACTACTACGTAGTCGCCGTCTTCTACTTTTTTGCAGTCTTCGTGGGTTAGAAGAACGTCGTAGCGAATTCGTTTGTCTTCAGGAATTACGAAGCAGTGTTTTTTTGCTTTTTTCTACCTTTCCAACAACTTTTTTGACGGCTCTTTCTATGATTGAGACGATTTTTCCTTCTTTTTTGCCGTCCCTTCCCTCTTTGACTATTTCAACGGCAACGATGTCGCCGTTCATTGCTCCTGCCATGTTCCTTCCGGGAACGAAGACGCCTTTGCCGCCGCTTATCGGGTCAACAAAGCCGAAGCCTTCTCTATAAACGCAGAGTTTTCCGACTACCAAGTTGAGTTTTTCTGGCAGGGCGTACTTTGCGCCTTTTAGTTTTACCAACTTTCCTTCTCTTGCAAGCGCCTTTAGTTTTTCTCTGAGCTGCTCTCTTTCTTCGGCAGGTATTTTTAAAAACTTGGCGATTTCTCTTGCTTTTAAGGGTTTATTAAGAACCTGCAGGGCTTCAAAAATCCCCGCCTCCAACTCTCTCTCTTCCATTGCTCCTCCAGTTATTTGACTTATCGGTTTAAAATTGTAACAGATAAAGAAAATACCTATAATGTAGATAGGTTATAGTTCTTTTGGAGAAAAGAATGGGAATAGTTAGCTTTAATGAATATCCGAGATACACTTATGAGGATTATAAGAACTGGGAAGGTAAGTGGGAACTTATAGAAGGAATTCCTTATGCGATGTCTCCTTCTCCCGGCTGGAAACATCAACTCGTAAGTAACAAAATAGCCTGGCAACTTGAGGAATTGCTGAAAAACTGCGAGGAGTGTAAAGCGCTTCTGCCTGTTGATTGGAAGATAAGCGAAGATACGGTGGTTCAGCCTGATAACCTTGTTGTGTGTTATGAGTTGGAAGATAAACCGTATATAACGAAGACTCCTTCTCTCATTTTTGAAGTTCTTTCTGAATCTACGGCTCTTAAGGACAGGGAAGTTAAGTTCAGGCTTTACGAAAGGGAAGGAGTGAAATACTACGTTATCGTTGACCCAAAGGAAAGAATTGCAAAGGTTTATAAGCTGGAAAGTGGAAGGTACGTTAAGGTTTGTGACGCTACGAATGAAAAGGTTAAGTTTGACTTAGGCAAGTGCAGTTTTGAGTTTGATTTTTCTCTTGTTTTTAAATTTTAGGTTTGCAGTATCCAGCGGTCTAACTCTTCTATGTATTTTATTCCAGTTTCCTTCAGCCTTTCTCTAAAATAGGTATCGGTTTTGAGACCGTAGGTGGGGAGGATTTTTTGTAGTTTCTGGAAAATCCTCTCTCCATGCTCATCAAAATCCATCAGTAGCACCACGCCCTTTTTGCTTTCCGAGAGTTTTTCTGCAATTGTATGATAATTCTGTCCTTTCATCTCAACAACGTTTTCTATGCCCAATTTTTTGAGGGCTTTAACGTCCCTTTTGCCTTCTACTAAAATAACCCAGTCTTCTCTTAAGTCAGAGAATTTCTTGAGTTCGTAAATTATGGCTTTTACCCTGTCCATCTACGCTCCCTCTTACCACCTGATTAAAACTATTCCAGCGGTGAAGTTATAGATAATTGGCAGTCCGGCCTGAAGCAGTAGTAGAGCCGCTGTTATTCTTAAAGGATAAAGCCCCAAATAGTATGGTAGCAGGTAGTTCCACCAGCTGCGCAGGAGAGAGAACATTGCATTTCCTACTGCCATAGTTCCCAGTATGCGATTTATCGTTTCTCCTTTCTCTACCATTACTCTTATCAAACCGTAGGCTACCGGCGGGCTTATAGCAGCCGTTGTTATGTAGGTTATCTCTATCGGTGTAAAGCCTATCCATCCTAAGAACGGCTTTAATTTCGTCGTTAACCAGTCCATAGCGCCGTTGTTAATCAAAAAGATTATGAACACAAAAAGGGGCGTAAACTTGAGAATAAAAAGGCCACTTTCTTTTAATCCTCTTATTGTTCCCTTCAAAATTTTGTTGAAAGAAAGGGTTATTTTTACGTTTTCTGGCTGATGGAACTGAATGTTAAGGTTTCTATATCTTATCCTTCCTATGATTGATACACATATTAAAACTACAAGGTCGAAGAAAAGCCTTAAAAGTGCATAATAAACGGCTATTGAGCCTATTAAAGGTAGTAGAACTGGTAGGTAGTATCTGTAAAGGAACATCAGCCTCATTGGAAAATTTGAGGCTAAAATTGCCAGGTAAAGGTCAATTGGTTCTATTTCGCCTTTTTTGAGCAGTTCTGAAGCCGTCATGTGGGCAGCTCTTGGTGATACAAGGTAAATTACCGGAATGTTTGTGAGCTTTGGATGTATGCCAAAGCGTGAAAGCTTTAGCGTTTTAAGTCCTATCCAGTTTACAACGTTGCTTTCAACTAAGACTGCTGCAGTAACGTATCCGAACGTAATTGCACTTATTATGATTAGGTAAAGTTCTTTAAAGTCCATCCTTCTAAACCTTCAAAAATCCACTCCACTCTTTCTTTCCACCTTTCTTCTGCCAAAATCGTTCTGCTTTTCCTTTCTGCAACTACCGTTAAGAATTCAACGCTTCCTCTTATTCCAAGCCATAAGTGCTTTACCTTTGACGGAAGTTTACTGCCTGTAAACTTTTCTGTTTCTACTACCAGAACCACGGTTGAACGGTAGTGGTCTGGCGGAATAGATAAAAAGGCACTACGATTTTCTATTAGAAAGTTCAGCTCATCTTTAAGCTCTTCGCTTGTTGTCTTTTCAAAGTTTTCAAAAAACAGGTGGAAGAAAGAGTTTATCTCGTAGTCTTTCAAAAAGAAAGTGGTGTGAAATATAGACGACTCAAGTTTTATGTAAAGAGGATAGGTTTTTCCGCCTAAAGAGTAGCTTTCCGTTATCTCTGCCAAACCTTTTAGCTTTTCTGCTACTTTTCCTATTAAGTTCACTTTACAAATAAAATTGTCTCCTCGCCTTTTTTGCCTTTTAAGAACATCTCTCTTGCCAGTTTGTGGTAGTAGTAATTTTTGTTCTTTTCAAGGCTTTCAATCTTTTCTCTTAATATCTCGTTTCTCTCTTCCCAGTAGTCTTTTTCTTTAAGCAGTTTGGCATAGGTCGCCTTTAGCGAAGCGTAGGTTATGAGAGAGTTTTCGCCAAAAAAGTAGCTAAAGATAAACCAGGGTATAAACACCAGCCAGAAAAGTATGAGCCACAAAAACCTACACTTCGGTTTCTGGTTCAACCAAGCCTCTCTCAATGAGTTCTTCGTTGTAGTATCTTCTGTAAAGAGCAAACCATTCCGGCGTTCCTTCGTATATCGGGCGGGAGTGGGAGGCGATTTTTTCTCTTACTTTCTGGTCTATTTCTTTTCTGAGTTTTGCTACCTCTTCAAAGGAGTGGACGATTGCGTTTCTAATTACGCCTCTTTCTTCTGTGTAGTCAAGTTCGTCGTCGGTGAGGATGAGGCGGAGGATTTTTCCTGCTAAGTAGTTTGATTTATCCCTTGAAAAGATGCTTCCTGTAACGGATATTCCTCTTTCCTTTGCTAACTTTTCCTTTATGAGCTTTCTTGCTTTGTGAAGTGAAACGCCCCTGTATGTTACCTCTTCTGCGTTTTCCTGTATTATTCTCTCTGCTTCTTCTTCAAGTTCCTTTTCGGCAATGTAGTCTTCGTATAGTAACTGATAGATTTTTTCTTTAAATCCTTCAGGGTCGTCTGCAATTACGTATTCTTTACTTAAAAGGTCGTCTGCAATTTTGTCTGCTAACAGCTTTAGGAATCTATTCTTCTTCGCCATTGTTCCTCCCTTTCAATCTTTGCAGGAGAGATTTTACCTTTTCTCTGGCTATTTCGCCCTCTTCCGTTCCTTTTTTCATCTTGGCAGCTTTTTCGTATAGTTTTAAAGCCTGACTTAACTTGCCCTGCTGCTCAAGGATTTGAGCTGCCCTGTAAGTGGCTGTTGAGCTCCAGGGTTCAACGTTCGGGTAGTCGTAGCTTATCTTCAGGTAGTTTATCAGCGCATCTTCAAGGTCGCCTTTTTGAGCTAAAATTGATGCCTGCCAGAAAAGGCTTTCTACTTTCTCTTCTTTCGTTTTTGCCTTTTTAACTGCTTCGTTAATCAGCTTTTCTGCCAAATCCAGCCTGTTCTGGTTTTCTGTAAATATCGCAAGGCGGACCAGGTCGTTGTAGTCAACGTTTTTCAGTTTATTTTCAGTTATTAGCTTTTCAATCAGGTTGAGGGCTTTATCTTTGTCTCCGGCTAACTTGTAGTAGTTGGCTAACTTTGCTATGAACGAATCTCTTTCTTTTGCCGGGACGTTGTTGACGTTTTCTATCTGTTTTGCAGCGTTAAAGGCGTCCAGTAGCCTGTTCTCTTTTGAGTATATCTTGAATCGGTAGAAGTTTTTCAGGTCTCTGTCTTTCTGGGTGTTTTCAGGCAGCAGTGATAGGTCTTTTAGAGCTTTTTTGTAATTCTTTTCTTTAAGGTCTATCTCTACCATTCTTTTAACTATACTTCTTCTAACTGGCGGTAGAGTTGTTCTTTCAAGGGCTAACTTTAAAAGCCCGTAGGCTTTCCCGTATTCTCCGGCTTCAATCAGGTCGTCTGCCTTTGATATCAGGGTATCAACCGATGTTATGCCGTTTTCCGGGTTGTAAACGATGAACTTCGGGTCGTTTAAGAGGACTGTGGCGTAGTTGTTTGAAGTGAATGCCAGGTAGTTAAGAAGTTTTTTGGCATAGGTGGAAGTTTCTTCATCTGTTGCCCTTGAGTAAACGTCGCTGGCAAAGGATAGGGCTTTCTGTGGGTTTTTGTTCTCGTAGTAAAGAGTTAAAAAGGTTTCTGCTGCTATTCTTTCTCTTTCTGGTAGCTCTGCGTAGAGCTGCTCAACTTTTGAGGCATTTTTAGAAGTTATTGCAGCCATTAGTTTTGTTAGCGGCGTGTGGAAGGGTAGGTTTCCAAGCTCTCCAGTTCTGTGAAGTTTT
Protein-coding sequences here:
- the rnr gene encoding ribonuclease R; this translates as MPEDKRIRYDVLLTHEDCKKVEDGDYVVVEIVSYPSETRGPVGKVIENLGKKGAKLDIELIIRKFDLPVEFPPEVLEEAEKIPEKVTEKEIKDRVDLRDQLCFTIDGETAKDFDDAVAIEKLPNGNYKLFVHIADVSHYVKPGSALDLEAYKRGTSVYFPDRCIPMLPEKLSNGICSLNPGVDRLTFTCEMEINKKGIVIDYKIYESVIHSKARLTYTIAQKIIDGDEEAQKQFPHVVEPLKHMYELAQILHRKRYKRGSLDFDLPEPVVVLNAEGEPVDIYKAERLWSHRIIEEFMIVANETVAEYMFWTDYPSIYRVHESPDREKLQEFLNFVRSLGIRVPAVKNDIQPKLLQKILEQVEGKPEEKLVNYLMLRTMARAKYSPDNIGHFGLASTHYTHFTSPIRRYADLQLHRLVKMALKGEFTPESIPAWEEKLEIVCKHVTERSINADEAERDVIELKKLQFAANHIGEVFEAIITGVTEQGLYVETIEQVIPGFVHVTNLKNDYYMCIPKQYCLVGEKSGTVFRIGDRVLVKLLNVDLENRKAEFEMVRKLK
- a CDS encoding EAL domain-containing protein → MNPLFPQLEGKNLWNWKDLHGKFVHREFENVVLYSPNHEGFVTYYWYLPGTKKVDEKIAFVKLFKPYNWIIGGGFYLSDYRDYVKRILLGEGRLSSVFVIDCSSPAKAMSSKFWKVIDCTNSDVYREGVFVTDDKNIYYIKYFPRWNWFVGSYVSKDALVQEVAALKEDIFPKINSLLVFSSLVVLVVFGGALLGLGYLFGELYKTLKKVTETNEKLKKLSREMYLRAYTDDLTGLPNRKKLLEDILSKECSEKVFFALINIRNFREVNDLFGLEEGDGILKKFALTLNSMVKEIDPSMKVYRVRGDKFGVLKCGSDANEEEFISIIKELIRNLEESEFEVGEVKFKLDVVAGVSKNRDNLIIESEIAEQEAKKRNMDIYVFDSELEEIFKEMHKNIIIATELKEAIVEDRIIPVFQPIIDLRSDNVDKYEVLMRIKDKEGNFISPGDFLPVAKKISLYSKLSRRLIEKAIDVVKRKGIKVSINISSEDLASSENRRWLLEIIEDEDIAKNVCFEIVETEAFSDLNILKNFYSEIKERGSELAIDDFGSGYSNYEYISIIKPDYLKVDGSLISKILESEDVETLVKYIVKFAQDLKIKTVAEFVSSEEIYKKVIELGFDYGQGFYLGKPVTEDEL
- a CDS encoding cache domain-containing protein, with amino-acid sequence METQQFEEEIKETEEVSKVKKTQLVVLILLVLTALTVTSVFAINVFFRKELENAIYFTVVEQNKKRLKDLVDTTIISFVSKESSLKQDLKKRLRREVLNAYKIAWDIYRECKKYKCDDRKTKKLIVQALRDYRFLTIEGISLLIR
- a CDS encoding FtsB family cell division protein; translation: MNQKPKCRFLWLILFWLVFIPWFIFSYFFGENSLITYASLKATYAKLLKEKDYWEERNEILREKIESLEKNKNYYYHKLAREMFLKGKKGEETILFVK
- a CDS encoding histone deacetylase family protein, which gives rise to MKPAVIFDEIYLKHDLPTHPENALRLKYFLKSLPEFDIDLLKPKPVSYEILTAVHSENYIEDVRISCSENAPGFFDADTYYNIFTFDAAIMAAGAVEKAVELVKEEKYKKIFCAVRPPGHHATKDRAMGFCIFNNVAVGAVKALSLGFQKVFIVDFDAHHGNGTQEILQNIPSIFYFSTHQYPFYPGTGSPEENRENILNVPLNAGSGDYEYAQIYTELLPQKIEPFQPELILVSAGYDIHRDDPLTDLEVTDKGVEIIVNSIIKITNNLNIPVIFSLEGGYNLHALERCGRITFAALSS
- a CDS encoding toprim domain-containing protein encodes the protein MDRVKAIIYELKKFSDLREDWVILVEGKRDVKALKKLGIENVVEMKGQNYHTIAEKLSESKKGVVLLMDFDEHGERIFQKLQKILPTYGLKTDTYFRERLKETGIKYIEELDRWILQT
- a CDS encoding Uma2 family endonuclease → MGIVSFNEYPRYTYEDYKNWEGKWELIEGIPYAMSPSPGWKHQLVSNKIAWQLEELLKNCEECKALLPVDWKISEDTVVQPDNLVVCYELEDKPYITKTPSLIFEVLSESTALKDREVKFRLYEREGVKYYVIVDPKERIAKVYKLESGRYVKVCDATNEKVKFDLGKCSFEFDFSLVFKF
- a CDS encoding DUF507 family protein, whose translation is MAKKNRFLKLLADKIADDLLSKEYVIADDPEGFKEKIYQLLYEDYIAEKELEEEAERIIQENAEEVTYRGVSLHKARKLIKEKLAKERGISVTGSIFSRDKSNYLAGKILRLILTDDELDYTEERGVIRNAIVHSFEEVAKLRKEIDQKVREKIASHSRPIYEGTPEWFALYRRYYNEELIERGLVEPETEV